A window from Citrus sinensis cultivar Valencia sweet orange chromosome 5, DVS_A1.0, whole genome shotgun sequence encodes these proteins:
- the LOC102607327 gene encoding signal peptidase complex subunit 3B isoform X2 produces MHSFGYRANALLTFAVTILALMCAIASLSDNLNTPSPSAQIEILNINWFQKQPHGNDEVSLTLNITADLQSLFTWNTKQLFIFVAAEYETPKNALNQVSLWDAIIPAKEFAKFSIHTSNKYRFIDQGHNLRGKEFNLTLHWHVMPKTGKMFANKIVMSGYHLPEDYR; encoded by the exons atgcattCGTTTGGGTACAGAGCCAACGCTCTGCTGACGTTCGCCGTGACGATTCTGGCGCTAATGTGCGCCATCGCTTCTCTTTCTGATAACCTTAACACTCCCTCTCCCTCCGCTCAAATTGAG ATATTGAATATCAATTGGTTTCAGAAGCAGCCACATGGAAACGACGAG GTCAGCCTGACATTGAATATAACAGCTGACTTGCAATCACTATTTACATGGAACACAAAACAG CTTTTCATTTTTGTGGCAGCTGAGTATGAAACCCCAAAGAATGCCTTAAACCAA GTGTCTCTTTGGGATGCTATAATACCTGCAAAAGAGTTTGCtaagttttccattcataCCTCGAACAAATATCGTTTCATTGATCAG GGACACAATCTTCGAGGTAAAGAATTCAACTTGACATTGCACTGGCACGTCATGCCCAAGACCGGCAAGATGTTTGCCAACAAAATAGTCATGTCTGGATATCACTTGCCTGAGGATTACAGATAG
- the LOC127902691 gene encoding cation/calcium exchanger 5-like isoform X2: MNVAWNFKNLILFCKSLDYDLLAAFPPLIYLVAALLLFYVYLSGEIFVWQAVGFVGFYLFFVGIVFWTDLGLSRNEKRSEMEMSEDCEIGRVKGLEQLEKIDAFGFAQVYGKVSNCMKKLCFFY, from the exons ATGAATGTTgcttggaattttaaaaacttaattcttttttgcAAAAGCTTGGATTATGATCTTTTGGCGGCATTTCCCCCTCTTATTTACTTGGTGGCtgctttgttgttgttttatgTGTACTTGAGTGGGGAGATTTTTGTTTGGCAAGCTGTCGGGTTTGTTGGGTTTTATTTGTTCTTTGTTGGGATTGTGTTTTGGACTGATTTGGGATTGAGTAGAAATGAGAAGAGGAGTGAGATGGAGATGAGTGAAGATTGTGAGATTGGACGAGTCAAAGGCTTGGagcaattggagaaaattGATGCCTTTGGATTTGCTCAAGTTTATGGAAAG GTATCAAACTGTATGAAAAAGCTAtgctttttttattag
- the LOC102609731 gene encoding probable aldo-keto reductase 1 isoform X2, with translation MAEDKKIQAPRVKLGTQGLEVSKLGFGCMGLTGMYNSPVSEEDGISIIKHAFNKGITFFDTADVYGAHANEVLVGKALKQLPRKKIQLASKFGVVSMAPTSVIVKGTPEYVRSCCEASLKRLGVDYIDLYYQHRVDPSVPIEDTIGELKMLVVEGKIKYIGLSEASPDTIRRAHAVHPITAVQMEWSLLTRDIEEEIIPLCRELGIGIVPYSPLGRGLLGGKAVVESLPANSFLISHPRFTGENLGKNKQIYARVENLAKRNKCTPAQLSLAWLLRQGDDIVPIPGTTKIKNLDENIGSLMMKLTKEDMKEILNFVPIEEVAGDRTYGGMLKVTWKFTNTPPKDCKA, from the exons ATGGCAGAAGACAAGAAAATCCAAGCTCCTAGAGTGAAACTGGGCACCCAAGGACTTGAG GTTTCAAAGTTGGGGTTTGGATGTATGGGCCTGACTGGAATGTATAATTCTCCAGTCTCCGAAGAGGATGGTATCTCAATTATAAAGCATGCTTTCAATAAAGGAATTACTTTCTTTGATACTGCTGATGTATATGGAGCACATGCTAATGAAGTTCTTGTTGGAAAG GCCTTGAAGCAGTTGCCgaggaaaaaaatacaacTAGCCTCGAAGTTTGGTGTTGTATCAATGGCACCTACTAGTGTGATTGTGAAGGGTACCCCTGAGTATGTGCGCTCGTGTTGTGAAGCTAGCTTGAAGCGCCTTGGTGTGGATTACATTGATTTGTATTATCAGCATAGAGTAGATCCGTCAGTACCTATAGAAGACACG ATTGGTGAACTTAAGATGCTGGTGGTTGAGggaaaaatcaaatacattGGATTATCTGAGGCCAGCCCAGATACAATTAGGAGGGCGCATGCAGTTCATCCCATCACAGCTGTACAAATGGAATGGTCCCTCTTGACACGTGACATCGAGGAAGAGATAATCCCACTTTGCAG AGAGCTTGGCATTGGAATAGTACCATACAGCCCTCTTGGTCGAGGGCTTTTGGGTGGCAAAGCTGTTGTGGAAAGTTTGCCTGCTAACAGCTTTTTG ATCTCCCATCCTCGGTTCACGGGAGAGAACTTGGGAAAGAACAAGCAGATTTATGCTCGCGTAGAGAACCTTGCTAAAAGGAACAAATGCACTCCTGCGCAGCTATCACTGGCATGGCTGCTCAGACAAGGGGATGATATTGTACCAATTCCTG GGACGACTAAGATTAAGAACTTGGATGAAAATATTGGTTCCTTAATGATGAAACTTACAAAGGAGgatatgaaagaaattttgaattttgtacCCATAGAAGAGGTAGCTGGAGACAGAACCTATGGTGGCATGCTGAAAGTGACCTGGAAGTTCACAAACACACCTCCTAAAGACTGCAAGGCCTGA
- the LOC102610665 gene encoding probable aldo-keto reductase 1, with amino-acid sequence MAEEKQIQIPRVKLGSQGLEVSKLGLGCMGLNGTHNSPLPEEDGIAVIKHAFDKGVTFFDTADVYGGPHTNEILVGKALKQLPRGKIQLATKFGIAGLGDDGCMLVKGTPDYVRSCCEGSLKRLDVDYIDLYFQHRVDTSVPIEDTVGELKKLVEEGKIKYIGLSEASPDTIRRAHAVHPITAVQMEWSLWTRDIEEEIVPLCRELGIGIVPYSPIGRGFFAGKAVVESLPADSFVASHPRFKEENLEKNKNIYIRIDNLAKKHKCTPAQLALAWILQQGDDVLPIPGTSKIKNLDDNIGSLALKLTKEDLKEIADAVPIQEVEGDRTYESMKKVSWKLANTPPKDTKA; translated from the exons ATGGCAGAAGAGAAACAAATCCAAATTCCAAGAGTGAAACTTGGCTCTCAAGGACTTGag GTCTCGAAGCTGGGGTTAGGATGTATGGGCCTGAATGGAACTCACAATTCTCCACTCCCAGAAGAAGATGGCATCGCGGTAATAAAGCATGCTTTCGATAAAGGAGTCACTTTCTTTGATACCGCTGATGTATATGGTGGACCGCATACTAATGAAATATTGGTCGGAAAG GCCTTAAAGCAGTTGCCGAGAGGAAAAATACAACTGGCTACAAAGTTTGGCATTGCTGGATTGGGAGATGATGGTTGTATGCTCGTGAAGGGTACCCCTGATTATGTGCGATCATGTTGTGAGGGTAGCTTGAAACGCCTTGATGTGGACTACATTGATCTCTATTTTCAGCATAGAGTAGACACATCTGTTCCCATAGAAGACACA GTTGGTGAACTTAAGAAGCTGGTTGAGGAGGGAAAAATCAAGTACATTGGATTATCAGAGGCCAGTCCTGACACAATTAGGAGAGCACATGCAGTTCATCCCATCACAGCTGTACAAATGGAATGGTCCCTCTGGACTCGTGACATTGAGGAAGAGATAGTGCCGCTCTGCAG GGAGCTTGGCATTGGAATTGTTCCTTACAGTCCTATTGGTCGTGGATTTTTTGCTGGCAAAGCTGTCGTGGAAAGTTTGCCTGCTGATAGCTTTGTG GCTTCACATCCTCGGTTCAAGGAAGAGAATCTGGAGAAGAATAAGAACATCTATATCCGCATAGATAACCTTGCCAAAAAGCACAAATGCACTCCTGCACAATTAGCACTGGCATGGATTCTCCAACAAGGAGACGATGTCCTACCTATCCCTG GAACAAGTAAGATTAAGAACCTGGATGATAACATAGGGTCCTTGGCGCTGAAACTTACAAAAGAGGATTTGAAAGAAATTGCTGATGCTGTACCCATACAAGAGGTTGAAGGCGACAGAACCTATGAGAGTATGAAGAAAGTATCATGGAAGCTCGCGAACACACCTCCGAAAGACACCAAGGCCTGA
- the LOC102607327 gene encoding signal peptidase complex subunit 3B isoform X1 produces MARDSGIWQNSFIFISVDFNFSLRPKIKRQQLQQRQGTKTGKKKKMHSFGYRANALLTFAVTILALMCAIASLSDNLNTPSPSAQIEILNINWFQKQPHGNDEVSLTLNITADLQSLFTWNTKQLFIFVAAEYETPKNALNQVSLWDAIIPAKEFAKFSIHTSNKYRFIDQGHNLRGKEFNLTLHWHVMPKTGKMFANKIVMSGYHLPEDYR; encoded by the exons ATGGCGCGTGATAGTGGCATCTGGCagaactcttttatttttatttccgTTGATTTTAACTTCTCTCTCAGACCAAAAATCAAACGACAGCAGCTGCAACAGCGGCAGGGAACAAAAacaggaaaaaagaaaaaaatgcattCGTTTGGGTACAGAGCCAACGCTCTGCTGACGTTCGCCGTGACGATTCTGGCGCTAATGTGCGCCATCGCTTCTCTTTCTGATAACCTTAACACTCCCTCTCCCTCCGCTCAAATTGAG ATATTGAATATCAATTGGTTTCAGAAGCAGCCACATGGAAACGACGAG GTCAGCCTGACATTGAATATAACAGCTGACTTGCAATCACTATTTACATGGAACACAAAACAG CTTTTCATTTTTGTGGCAGCTGAGTATGAAACCCCAAAGAATGCCTTAAACCAA GTGTCTCTTTGGGATGCTATAATACCTGCAAAAGAGTTTGCtaagttttccattcataCCTCGAACAAATATCGTTTCATTGATCAG GGACACAATCTTCGAGGTAAAGAATTCAACTTGACATTGCACTGGCACGTCATGCCCAAGACCGGCAAGATGTTTGCCAACAAAATAGTCATGTCTGGATATCACTTGCCTGAGGATTACAGATAG
- the LOC127902691 gene encoding cation/calcium exchanger 5-like isoform X1: MNVAWNFKNLILFCKSLDYDLLAAFPPLIYLVAALLLFYVYLSGEIFVWQAVGFVGFYLFFVGIVFWTDLGLSRNEKRSEMEMSEDCEIGRVKGLEQLEKIDAFGFAQVYGKGGDDHEMYLKLASAGS; the protein is encoded by the exons ATGAATGTTgcttggaattttaaaaacttaattcttttttgcAAAAGCTTGGATTATGATCTTTTGGCGGCATTTCCCCCTCTTATTTACTTGGTGGCtgctttgttgttgttttatgTGTACTTGAGTGGGGAGATTTTTGTTTGGCAAGCTGTCGGGTTTGTTGGGTTTTATTTGTTCTTTGTTGGGATTGTGTTTTGGACTGATTTGGGATTGAGTAGAAATGAGAAGAGGAGTGAGATGGAGATGAGTGAAGATTGTGAGATTGGACGAGTCAAAGGCTTGGagcaattggagaaaattGATGCCTTTGGATTTGCTCAAGTTTATGGAAAG GGGGGAGACGACCATGAAATGTACTTAAAGCTTGCATCAGCGGGGAGTTAA
- the LOC102609731 gene encoding probable aldo-keto reductase 1 isoform X1, producing MAEDKKIQAPRVKLGTQGLEVSKLGFGCMGLTGMYNSPVSEEDGISIIKHAFNKGITFFDTADVYGAHANEVLVGKALKQLPRKKIQLASKFGVVSMAPTSVIVKGTPEYVRSCCEASLKRLGVDYIDLYYQHRVDPSVPIEDTVCDSLPTSLNIGELKMLVVEGKIKYIGLSEASPDTIRRAHAVHPITAVQMEWSLLTRDIEEEIIPLCRELGIGIVPYSPLGRGLLGGKAVVESLPANSFLISHPRFTGENLGKNKQIYARVENLAKRNKCTPAQLSLAWLLRQGDDIVPIPGTTKIKNLDENIGSLMMKLTKEDMKEILNFVPIEEVAGDRTYGGMLKVTWKFTNTPPKDCKA from the exons ATGGCAGAAGACAAGAAAATCCAAGCTCCTAGAGTGAAACTGGGCACCCAAGGACTTGAG GTTTCAAAGTTGGGGTTTGGATGTATGGGCCTGACTGGAATGTATAATTCTCCAGTCTCCGAAGAGGATGGTATCTCAATTATAAAGCATGCTTTCAATAAAGGAATTACTTTCTTTGATACTGCTGATGTATATGGAGCACATGCTAATGAAGTTCTTGTTGGAAAG GCCTTGAAGCAGTTGCCgaggaaaaaaatacaacTAGCCTCGAAGTTTGGTGTTGTATCAATGGCACCTACTAGTGTGATTGTGAAGGGTACCCCTGAGTATGTGCGCTCGTGTTGTGAAGCTAGCTTGAAGCGCCTTGGTGTGGATTACATTGATTTGTATTATCAGCATAGAGTAGATCCGTCAGTACCTATAGAAGACACGGTGTGTGATTCTCTTCCAACCTCATTAAAT ATTGGTGAACTTAAGATGCTGGTGGTTGAGggaaaaatcaaatacattGGATTATCTGAGGCCAGCCCAGATACAATTAGGAGGGCGCATGCAGTTCATCCCATCACAGCTGTACAAATGGAATGGTCCCTCTTGACACGTGACATCGAGGAAGAGATAATCCCACTTTGCAG AGAGCTTGGCATTGGAATAGTACCATACAGCCCTCTTGGTCGAGGGCTTTTGGGTGGCAAAGCTGTTGTGGAAAGTTTGCCTGCTAACAGCTTTTTG ATCTCCCATCCTCGGTTCACGGGAGAGAACTTGGGAAAGAACAAGCAGATTTATGCTCGCGTAGAGAACCTTGCTAAAAGGAACAAATGCACTCCTGCGCAGCTATCACTGGCATGGCTGCTCAGACAAGGGGATGATATTGTACCAATTCCTG GGACGACTAAGATTAAGAACTTGGATGAAAATATTGGTTCCTTAATGATGAAACTTACAAAGGAGgatatgaaagaaattttgaattttgtacCCATAGAAGAGGTAGCTGGAGACAGAACCTATGGTGGCATGCTGAAAGTGACCTGGAAGTTCACAAACACACCTCCTAAAGACTGCAAGGCCTGA
- the LOC102608289 gene encoding hydroxycinnamoyltransferase 1-like, with product MGDQKSRVNVHSVLTQVSSGPSASVETYPLTRLDHAMGHHTIHVIFYYEKSPFGSFDMDPIRVTLSEVLSSYPPVTARLTRDDAGNWAVKCNDAGVRVLRARVGITLDEWLRSADGNEERDLTVWEDMPEVPNTWSPFRIQLNDFEGGGVAIGLSCTHMHGDLTSLILLFKAFSESHHGQAITFPPFFKPPAPPDKKFSVNNSKSTSYLEAKLQKQTPSVKMSTATFKFSDSVVKQCLSEIHDKCPDASPFDLLAALFWIRVVHLKGPKHDDHTHSLSLCVDFRRLLQEPLPYGYFGNALNFSLLSLNEEEMDCSMLGRVAELVHCHVSGLKEEEFWATLHWLDLQKEEGGKYAPPFAMYGPEFTCVSVEHMIIGDQSVMYSMNFDSAKPVHVSCHVGNAEGEGLILVMPSAEAGLARTVMVTLPEEETAKLCEDQSILRLKPTMLLRSI from the exons ATGGGTGATCAAAAGAGCCGGGTCAATGTACATTCAGTTCTAACACAAGTATCCAGCGGGCCATCAGCGTCGGTCGAGACTTACCCGTTAACCCGTTTGGATCACGCCATGGGTCATCACACAATCcatgttattttttactaCGAGAAAAGCCCATTTGGGTCGTTTGATATGGACCCAATAAGGGTGACGCTGTCCGAAGTTTTGTCTTCGTACCCGCCTGTTACGGCCCGGTTGACCCGAGATGATGCGGGTAATTGGGCGGTCAAGTGTAATGACGCTGGAGTCCGGGTTTTGAGAGCTAGAGTTGGAATTACGCTTGATGAATGGCTGAGATCTGCTGATGGGAATGAGGAGAGAGATCTAACGGTCTGGGAAGATATGCCTGAGGTTCCTAATACTTGGTCTCCTTTCCGGATTCAG TTAAACGACTTTGAAGGAGGAGGTGTAGCCATCGGACTTAGCTGCACCCACATGCATGGAGACCTAACCAGTCTAATCTTACTCTTCAAGGCATTTTCTGAATCTCACCACGGCCAAGCCATCACCTTTCCGCCCTTCTTCAAGCCACCGGCACCTCCTGACAAGAAGTTTTCAGTCAATAATTCTAAATCTACTAGTTACTTGGAGGCCAAGTTACAGAAACAGACCCCATCAGTGAAAATGTCCACAGCCACTTTCAAGTTTTCTGATTCTGTGGTCAAGCAATGTTTATCTGAAATCCACGACAAGTGCCCTGATGCCTCCCCATTTGATTTGCTAGCTGCATTGTTTTGGATTCGGGTTGTGCACTTAAAGGGCCCCAAACATGATGATCATACACATTCCCTCTCACTTTGTGTAGACTTTAGGAGGCTGCTGCAAGAACCACTACCTTATGGCTACTTTGGCAATGCTTTGAATTTTTCACTTCTATCGCTAAACGAAGAAGAGATGGATTGCAGCATGTTAGGACGTGTGGCGGAGTTGGTTCATTGCCATGTGTCAGGTCTCAAGGAAGAGGAGTTTTGGGCAACTTTACATTGGCTTGATTTGCAGAAGGAAGAGGGAGGGAAGTATGCACCACCTTTTGCAATGTATGGACCTGAATTCACTTGTGTTAGCGTGGAGCACATGATTATTGGCGACCAATCTGTGATGTACTCAATGAATTTTGATAGTGCAAAGCCTGTCCACGTCTCATGCCATGTAGGGAATGCTGAAGGTGAAGGGTTGATTCTTGTGATGCCTTCAGCAGAAGCGGGACTTGCAAGAACTGTGATGGTGACTTTGCCGGAGGAGGAGACTGCTAAGCTGTGCGAGGATCAATCTATCTTGCGCCTAAAGCCAACAATGCTCCTTCGTAGTATATGA